The Molothrus ater isolate BHLD 08-10-18 breed brown headed cowbird chromosome 6, BPBGC_Mater_1.1, whole genome shotgun sequence genome segment TTTTGATgcactgttatttttctttttgcatttctaGAGAGATCAAACACCTTAAGATTGAAGCACTATTATGTAAAACAGGAAATGTGATATTTTGTCAAGGGACCTGCAGTTATCATACCATTGCTGCTCTGAAGAATAGTGAGTGCAACTGAAATTTTCAGACCCTCCCCCTACAGGGGTGAGATTTTTTCTAGCTCCAGATGCAACCTGAAGCTGTGGAATCACATTCTACAGCAGAATTTTACTTGTCTGTGCTCTTTAGGCTGAGTTTTCTCTTCTAGATTTGCGAATCAGGCTACATAGCAAATGGTTTTTGGTCAGTTTGCAGAATTAACACAGGTAGCACAGATAAAGATTTTCagtattgattttatttttttttaacaactccCAAGACATAGCACACCCTGACAGAATATTTAACATATTTAACAGCATCCTTTAGTGAGTTAGAATGATATAGCACTGTGGATcgcaatttttttttttctcagtaggCAGCTGTCAGCCTTAAGCTTCTTGCAGACCACATTTCCCAAATTTTTAGTGGTagatgctggaaaagctgtttAGATCCAAGTTGGCTATTGCTGTGAACAACTCACTGTGGCTCCTGGGAATCACGTGGCAGTTTAGATGAAAACTGTAGGGTTGATAGAGACTTGTTCTGCTTCTGACTTGCACTGCTACTTTGGATTTCCACCTAATTTTTCTGTCCTTCAACTTCCCGCTTGTATAACAGCTGCAAATAAAAAGACTTCATTGTACTTATTAAAGTGTTTTGACATCTACAGTTAAGATGCTGTAGATGTGCTTAGTACTGTTGCTGTGTTTAATATTCTCTGCTGATTTCTgaagagctctgctctgcacacccGAGAGGCAGAAAATGCCTGTTACTTAAGCATTTATATTAGGTTTTGTGATCTTTCTCCTGACTGGAGCCTCCCAGAGCTGGAGACCAGCATAAAACAATGATCAGAGGAGAAAtccagaaaagagaaatgagaagaaaCAGCTGGGTTTCAAACATaaagaggaaaggagggggGCAGAAATCAAGAATCTTGGATTGCACTGAAGCCCACTGTCCTCAGACTCCATGGGTGATTTAGGATCAAAGGATGCAGATGGAAGGATTTGTTCTTGCCCTTTTGTTCTTTGTGgatgttttttgtttatatataaGTAGTTGTTTTTCTAGCTGTATTTGTTCATGCATCATCGAGATGTATTAATAAAATTAGCTTAGGTCCTCTTCAGTCTTTTCAAAGATGGTGTTCTTAGAATTGCAGACATTACAGTGCTAATGTGATGAAATTTTTGACTTGGGTAACTGAAGAAAGTTGAATGTCCTTTGTCCAGGCCTTTGCAAATTGAAGATTGTGTTTGTGTGTCTATGTCTTTGTTCATGGTTTATGTATAACTCGTGAAAGTGTTTATTGTAAAAAGATTGCAGGCCTTCAACTCATGTTTTGGAGATCATATCTGATGGGGACAGGCAGAAGATGCTGTCCTTCAGttgcttgcttttattttttagatttgGATTGTGGTCTATCCCCAGTGTATGTTATGTGTTGCTCAGCAATGCAATTCTGTTCTGAGTTTGCTTGTCACAGCTCCTGTGGAACTCAGTCCTCACTAGAGAAAATTGCAATAATTCAGTATAATCCATCATGCTCTGTGCTTTTAATACACTGTGCAGAAGGATGTGTGAGGGGAAGCTTGTAGATTTCTAACTAAGTAGAAGCTAAATTAGAGGCTCTTTGGATCAGGCCCTCATGCCTCTGGAAGCCCTCATGCAAACATGGTTTTAATTGTAATTGGAAATCACATGGGTAATCTGtgactgtaaaaaaaaatgtgcaatttGAGGAAAAACATTGCTGACTTTGGAGAGTCTAAAGACTGGAAAAATAGGGGTGTTTGAAGCAAGCAGCATGTCTAGTTAGTATGAAGGAAAGTTCATACAGAATGTGCCTATTTAATAATTTGCTCAAACCAGCCCTAAATATTGAATGATaagttgtgtgtgtgtgatgtttCAGATATGCATTAAAAAGCCTGTTTTCTTACCAAACTGTGAGGTTGTGGATAGTGGAGTGTCTGTGCCTTACCTTgtgcttttatgttttcttcccTCCAGAGTTGGGCATCAGCATAGAGCAGTGTGAGCACGTGGTGTCCGAGCTCCAGGACAGCATGCGCAGAGCCCTTCACCTCTACCGCAGGGTGAGTGACTGAGTGACCTCACACACGGACTCTGCTATGGTAGCTGGGCTTTACAGCCCACAGGCATTTTATGCTGATGTAAGTGCTTGCTGCCTCAAGGTGTTCTCTTGACTGTGTGTTCAGTGACGCAAGCTGCCTGGCTGTCCACTTGACTGCACCTTCAACTTGAACCAGGAGCTCCTGATTTCCAGTTCTTGGGTTTTCCAATGGTTTGTTATGATACTCTGAGCAAATCAATTAGGTTTCCAGTCTGTTTAGCCTATCTGTAAACTGAAGATTACAGTATGCTCTTTTTCAAAGGGGTATTAGGGAATTAATTAATGGTTATACACTATTTCAGGGATATGAACTATTACAGGAGCTTTGAGTTTTATTACCCcatctgttctttgtctttgaTGCCTGGGAAAAGGATTAGCAAATGTGGGATACCATGGGAATCCAGCTGTgagaagaacatgcagctgttCACATGTCCCTCTCACCTCTATACCAGAGCTACATGCAGAGCAATATAACAGctctttgttccttttcttaCCACTGATCTGTCAGGTCTCCTGCAATGAGTGTGAGACTTTGATGGTGAGCATCTTCCACATGggcctctgcagctctggccacAGCACTTGCATTAGCTCTCTGACCTTGCTCTGTTCCTGGGACCAGCTGCATTTGGCAGACAGGAGGGACTGGAGACTGTGGCCCTGTGCTGCCGCTGGGAAACACATTACCTCCTTAAGCCCACTATAAGGGGAACACTGCCCAAAAATGTGCTTCCCATCTCTGTCCTATTGGACTAATGCCTGTGGATTTTGTGCAGCTAGGGAGTATTGGATGCATGTCCTGCTATATGTCTAAATAGGCAGTCTCAAATGTTGAAGAAAAGTAGACTTGATTGGTTGGCAAGTCTTTATGGCTTTACTTCCCTCAAGGGCTCAAATTGCTTACTTGGTGCTCTACCTGAACCCCAATGCATTCcttgttttcccctcctctttgTTTTCAGGTACTAAATGATACGGAATCTTCTACTGACAAAGATAAAATAGCAAGCCTCCTGACAGAAACATTCTCTTCCATGAAGAAAGAGTTGGACTCTCTGAAGGATGCAGAAGAGCTTCCAAAAGACAAGGAGGCACTGGTGAAGCCACAAGATAACACTAGCCCACTGAATGAGGGATGCGGTGCCAATCTACCGAGTCCCAAGAGTTTGGGCGATGAGCAGACACTCGCTTTGTTGGAACAGTACTCGGAGCTGTTGCTGCAAGCTGTGGAACGACGCATGGACAAAAAACTCTAAGAGGGGTGGCTTTCAGGTGTTTGTgaatacacagaaataattgCAAGAAGAGGACCACAGAGAGAGCTTCAGACCAATGCTACCATCAGCTGGTCTAGGGCTGGTGGAGATACCTTTATAAATTGATTTCCTCAGGCTCCAACAACTTGTTCCAATTCTTAGCAATGTGCTGGCCAcagttttaatatttgtttCCCAATGGTCTTCAACTTCCAAGACTTCTAAACAAAGTCTTGAAAGAGGAGTTTGGAGAAATTGCCTTGAAATTTCTTCATAGCCAGGAGGTCAGGATGTTTGACATCtaaaaatacagggaaaatcCAGTTTATCCAAGAAATTCTGAACTGCTGACTAAAAGCAAAGGTTGATGTGAAGCCAATCCCTTCCTCTCCAAGACTTCATAAGAATCAAGAATCAGACTTTTTATGggtttatttattaatttatttctcttgaCTGTTGCTCTATGCCACGTTTGTGGCTGTTACCtttgtcctttaaaaaaactGTCAGTCCCTTTGCCATATCCCAGCGAGAAACAATCTCTGTATTATAAATCCCCAACAGGGAGACAGGCTGGAGTGTCTGTGCAATTAATGAACTGTTCTCTGCTTAGGTCTTTTCTTGCTGttcttgcttttcctccctTGGTTTTGTTCCTTCAAGTAATCCTGCTGTTGTTATGACAACCCTGTCTGCTTTCCTATTGTGTCAAAATAGTCCCCACACTGTATCTTATCTGCATTCACctccagggaaaggctgtgTATCCCTTGGGCCATGCTTTGGAGATTACTTTATGAATTCATCAATGGTATTTTTAATCTGGAATCTAAATACTTCAGACTGGGTTTTctgcagacattttaaaaatttgatttaGATACAATACAAAAGTTTATTTCAGCCAGTTTTCATGATTAGGAATTGGATATTGACTTTGTTACTATTTATTTTTGGAGAAGTGACATGGAAAAGCTGGTTTCTATCTCATACAGTGTCACTATGGGATTGAGAGATCTTCAGTGCCACGGCTCATCTGTGTCATTTGTTCATTTCACTGTGataggaaaatgttttctccttGCCTTTACATGAAAACAGAACATTTACATCACAAGAAAGCTGGGATTCTTTTACCTTTTGTAAAGCTATTTCAAATCCCctcacaaaattatttcctaagAACTTCAAATGAGATATTTTGGGGTGTGATGACCTCCATTTCCCCTGCCTCTAGCCCCTTTGCTTTTAATGAATTTCTGGTCTGAGAAACAGAATCTTCTCTTCTTGCATTTGTATGTGCAATATTCTTCTTGCCCTGTGGAGCTTCTCTAAACCCATGCTAACTTGTGTCTATTGTGGCTTAAAATTGTCCAGTGATGTTTTTTAGGTCAATGATATAAGctaagaaaaacaattttaaaccAATGAAATTCTTCAGCACCTTCTCCCTTACTCCCACTCCTTTCAACAACAGGGGAAAATAcgcaaaatgttttatttcttgcatCTCCAGTCTgtcttgcatttattttaaggCAGAGCAGTGTAATCTGAGTTCATAAAACTAATGCAAGCAACAAGAATTTGATGGGAGAGAGACTGCTACTATCTGTGGAAGTCAGTCAGAGGCAGCCAGACTGCATCACTTCGTTACAGAGGTTACAGGGTGGAAGCaggttttttcattttactgtcctggctgctgtttCTCTGAAACCCTGTGGCACTTGGAAATGTGGTCTGTTGACTTCTCTTTCTGTGACTGCAGATCTGCGGTGCAGCCTTTTTTCTGCTGGTCTGGCCAGACTGGCATAGGACAACCTGTTTCTCCTGAGTAACTGTAGGGCTGATAATCTGCAGTTCTGTCTCTCCCCTAACAGGTTTGCTGCCTGATCACTGCTGTGTGCTTCAGGACATGGCAGTGTGGGAAACATTTTGAGAGCTTTCGAGCTCCTTCTGCCTGTAATTGAAATCTGCTTAATCATGTTTCAGGTGTTCTTGCTAACCTTTCCTTCCATGGGCTTGTACTGAAACTTTAAAGGGGTTATTTTCTAGTCCCTTCTCTGCACTGTATTCTGCTGAATCAGCTGGTGTGCTCAGTCCCATGGGCAGCTTCTCTTGCACAGACAGGTTTTGCAAAGGAAGGCAAATTGGAAACCAGAGAGGAAATTTCTGGCAGTGCAAAGGTGAGCTGGAGATGCCATGAGTGGAATGTGTGATTACAGTCATGTTGGGTCTGTGATGGGAGTTAGTGTGGGTCAAGCTTGCTTTTGAGGTGACCAGTACCTCCACTTTCAGACTGTGAACATATGTCCTGGTATACAGGGAATTTCTTGCTGTACTGGGGCCACAAGACACTCAGGAAAAATAGCAGCCCCTTCAACCCAGTTATATTTTGGTACTGTTGATAATGGTTTGAGGGTCCTTTATAGTACTTCCTTGTGCaattttttaccattttattatttaaacatTGAGGTAGTGACAAAAAGGTCAGAGATGATACAGAAGAGCCAAGTGGTGAGAATGAAATGACCATGAAAGTAAAGGACAACAACCAGCAAACCTGGCATAGAGATATGAAACAAAGCTCCTTGGAAATAAGTTGTGTGAAGCAAATCTGATTTTTAAGCTGATCAGagtgggttttgtttcctgGAATGGATTTTACTTTGGATCATGGCTGTATACAGGAAACCAGAGGTAAAATCTGATCAGAATGATGGCGAGAAAAGTGTTGGGTAAGTAGATCAGTTGGAGAATGGTTGTGTAGTTTAACATAAATTTAGAACAGTGTATGTAGGAGACTCGGGAAAACAGTAGAAGTAGAGATGATCTTGGTCTGTAGAACACCATTTGGCCAATACCTGTGAATGATACAATACCAAAAGGCTTCAGGAAAGTAGATATAGGACTTGGAGATGGTGATCTGTAATTGAAGGATGAATGGGAAGGAGTTGGTTTTTAAATATGTTCTGTTGAGCCTCTTGCTTCTTCTCTTGCAACTGTTCTCTAAGCAactatttgttttcttaaatgGCAAAGTCCTGAGCTGCTTGTTCAAGGCTTTGATACTTTGAATTGATTAGAAGCCCAGTAAAGGAGATGCTGGTGCCACAAGTTTGTTGCTGAGACGGGTGTGGGGATAGTGTTGCTCTTTTTAATTTAAGACTGATCTAACTAATTTTTCCCTGCTAACTTCCTATTGCTGGCAGTAGGAAATATTCCTAAAACCTCTAGTTAACAGAACAAAAAGAGCATAAATGCTTTGCATTTGCACCTTGTGAACATGTTTCACTACAGGCTGTCCATTGGGCCAGGTAGAGAAATAATGAATGGTAACTGCCTGGGAAGTCAAGAGGCTTGTCGGAGGAGGTAATAAATTTTAGTCTATCCCTCTTAATGGTTTGTGATCCCTCTTACTGGTTTATGTGGGTGTTAGCATAGGCACAGCAAGATACCTGTATTACGATAAGTTATTTGTTTAACATAAAgcctgaaaaaataatttggatcTACCTATTCTCTTTACATATATTTTCCCTTCTTCAACCCAACATTCCTGGTCAAAATGAGAAGTTTTAGGTTTCTTTTCCATCTTGCAAATAGTACTGCTTTGCCTGTGGAGCCCCTCAGTTTGTTTAAGGGCTCTCTTGAATTGGGACAGTAGGAAGGGCTGCAACCTGAAAGGGCAGCAAACTGTTGTATTTCCTGCTGCAAGCAGGTAACACCTTCATCCTCCCCATTCCTCAGCAGCACTCAGGAGCTGTGTGTATGGGCATCCACCTTTCTTCCACCTCCTCTCTCAGGTTGTCCTCTCCTTTCCCATGCCACCTCCCAGGTGATGACTGGGGCATGGCCTTAcagcagccccctccccagcctaCCTGTTTTTCAGACTTCATCATGACTCAGAGGAATTGGGACGTTTCTTTCTGGGAGTAGAAACATAccaacttaattttttaagaagaaCAAATAtgtatatacttatatataaggaaaagaaagaaagaaatacaggtATTTAAACACCCTTGGTAAATTCATGCATGTATACAGTGTCTTCTCCCCAGCCCGTTGGATGTGCAGCATCCAGGACACTAAATGACAAAAACCTCATGAAATGATAGACAGGTCTTCTAGCAGCCCCCCGAGAGAGCAGGTGGTTCCTTCTCTGGGTAACTGTGGCGTGTCCCATGTTTCAGGTCGTGCGTATGAAGGACATGGGGCGGCTGGGGCTGTGCTCGTGTCACACGGGGACCCGCGCGGGGCAGCCGCGCTCGGAACAAGCCATGTGCGCCCCGCGCGTCCTCCTGCGCCCGCGCTTCGGGCAGGGCAGGCATCTCCTCACCCCTGTccccctcctgcactgcccttttccttcattcctctgaaacacaaacaaaaaacccttcCTGCTTTATTTATAAATGCGTGTTTTTATACTTTCGGCTTTAGGCAAAATAatactttgtcttttttttttaattattatttcggaaaagaatttaaaattccatttgttggttgggttttttttggttgttttttattttggtttttttttgttttgttttgttttgttttgttttgttttgttttttgcacTGTGAGGCTCCCCCGGGAGCTGTTTTTAACTCTGTATCCATTTGTACTTCGTGTCTTAAACTGTTTCAATAAAAACGTGACCATTTGTTACTGAGCTGCGCGACTCACTGGGGCATTGCGCCCGCGGTTCGTTTTCCGGGGGAAGGGGCGGGCTCGGGGCGGGAGCAGGCGGGGCGGTtgctgcggggccgggctgtgcaTGGCGGAGGGCGCGGCGCTGCGGGCCGTGAGGGGCTGCCTGGCCGCCTTCCCGCGGGAGGCCCGCGGTGAGCGCCGGagcgcggagcggggcgggggagGCCGCGGTGACCCCGCCCGGGGCGGGCAGTGGTGCtgggccggccccgccgccgccccggggcccggcccgcccggtGCTGCCGCCTCGGCGAGCGGCAGCGGCGTGGGGCCGTCAGCGGCACCCACTGCGCTGCCGGCATGTGGTGGTTCCGAGGTCAAGGTCAAGCAGAAAGGCCCCGGCAAGAAGAAAGCGAAACTCGAGAAAACGGTCCTTTAATGGTTGTTTCTCTTTGTATAAAGTAGCAAAACAAAGCACTATTCCAGCTTCCAAAATATCATTCTGTGGTATCGCCTCTGTATGGGAGGTGCACTTCCTATGGCACAGGCCCTTTGGCCCTTTATCCTCAGGCGCTGGCCTAAGGTTTCCATCCGGCTCTGAAAGCGCCCTAACACTCCCTGGGCTTTAGCAGAGGGATTCTGGATCCGTGGAAAGCGCTGCTTGGTCTCAGCGTGGTGAGGCGCGTGAAGCCCGTGTGCTGGAAGGAGGCGCTTGTCCCGGGATGCTCAGTAACAGTGTTTATTGTTTGcctggacagagctgggctggccgGAGTCCGTGCCCTATCTTGATAGGCCTCCGTCCCCGCTGGAGTTCTATCGAGAGTGGGTGAGTCCGAATAAACCCTGCGTAATCCGCAACGCCATCAGCCACTGGCCAGCTCTGAAGAAATGGACCTCAGCATACCTCAGGTATGAGCGAGCTGTGGAGCAGGACTGGTGTTCAGTTTTGGGTGACCTCACCAAAAACCCCTTGGTtaatctttgcttttatttgcaaGTTTAGCCCAGATTCCTTCCTGTTTCTGGCTGAAGGTTCTCAGTCTTCCCAAGGTCAGGTGTGTCTTCCTTGCACACACACTGCCCTCCCAGTTCTGATGCAGCCAGGAGGGTGGATGAtgtggctgtgtgcagccaACAGACTCAGGCTATTAAAACCCACACAGCTGGAGTGGGGCTGTAATGCTCTAAGAACAGACTGACTTGTTTGTGACTGAGCACAccttgttttcttcaaaaaactAAAGGGTGAGCATTTTAATAATGACTGAAATTTCAACAAAAAGTCTCCTTTTAAGAGAGGATTTGTGGTTAGACCTAGTATCTGTGAGTCAGATTCTGTGGGGTTTTAAGGTAAATATCTCATGGAACTAAGGACTATTAGCCTCATGGGGTGTGTATCTATCAGTTTCTGTCCAccccttctccctgctcagATGCTTTTGAACATGTGAACCCGTGGATTTGGCTGAGTTTAACAGCTACAATAATATCAAGCTCTGCCGTGACTGGTGAAAAGAAGTGGCCAAAGAGGACCACTGCatggaggaaaagggagatCCCTTGTGAGCGTACCTGTTAGGAGAGaattcagagaggaaaaagaaactaGAGTTGCCTTGACTGCAGGGAGCAGTTGGAGCAGAATGCTGGAGTCATTACCACATAGCAGAAAATCTGATCTAGAGACACCCATCCATGGAATGATAGGCATCTTATTTTTGCTGCCCTTGaagcatgtttttaaaataaccagTATGTTATATGAGAACTAATTGCAGGCCTGGGTATAAAccttttgatttgttttgcagGGAGGTGGTAGGTCCCAAGGTGGTGAGTGTGGCAGTGACACCAAATGGTTATGCAGATGCAGTGTTTCAGGACCGTTTTGTCATGCCAGAGGAGCGCCAAATGCCTTTCATGGACTTTTTGGACATTGTGGAGAAGAAAGTGACCTCTCCCAATGTATTCTATGTGCAGAAGCAGTGTTCAAACCTCACTGAGGAGTTCCCTGAACTTGTATGTGATGTGCAGCCTGACATACCATGGATGAGTGAGGCACTGGGTAAACCCTCAATTTCTCTCAtattcagtaaatattttgcatgGAGCTTTAAAGCAATCACACacatttaaaacaattcactACATGGAGAATACTTGTTCTCTTTCTGAATGCCACAGCTCAGTTTGGTTTCATCCTCTTAGAAAGCAGAAGTGGTAAAATACCTAATAGAGTAATCCAAGTTTTGGGGTTGGATTACTCTGAAATCAGTATGTCTGTT includes the following:
- the JMJD7 gene encoding bifunctional peptidase and (3S)-lysyl hydroxylase JMJD7 isoform X2, with product MAEGAALRAVRGCLAAFPREARELGWPESVPYLDRPPSPLEFYREWVSPNKPCVIRNAISHWPALKKWTSAYLREVVGPKVVSVAVTPNGYADAVFQDRFVMPEERQMPFMDFLDIVEKKVTSPNVFYVQKQCSNLTEEFPELVCDVQPDIPWMSEALGKKPDAVNFWLGESAAVTSLHKDHYENLYCVVSGEKYFLLHPPSDRPFIPYALFRYWKSKVWFPQPPVFSRLNNPISAFLGQSSISQQPTTYQKMVHLKLWMKLLQRRCPGSLWTP